The Nicotiana sylvestris chromosome 6, ASM39365v2, whole genome shotgun sequence genomic sequence TGAGTTCCATTTTAGTTCATGGCTTTACACCATTCGTGAGGTATTGGATAAGTTGGTAATCACTAAGCAAGATATTGAGCCCCCCATCATTAACTTGTCCACTTCTACAGTTCTACCAGCAAGCTCTGACATTAAGTTGCACGCTGCCTTTCAGGTCCAGTTATTTTCTTCGGAATGCCTTGAAGAGTCTAGAAAAGTGAATGCTgccaagaaaagagaagaaaatctaAGGAAAATTGCTGCTGAAGAGAAGGAGAGGCATATTGAAGCTGAGAAGGAGGTTGAGACAGCAAGAAATTGCTTTCTGAAGAGACGTATGAGAGGCAGATAGCGGAGTTGAAGGCACTGCAACATTCCTTGGAGAAAAAGAAAACTATCGATGCACTATTATCATCTGATGGCAGGTATAGAAGGTTGACTAGAGAAGAAATTGAGATTGCAACTGATTACTTTTCCGAGTCCAAGATGATTGGTGAAGGGGCATATGGGAAAGTTTACAAAGGCGATCTTGATCATACCCCTGTTGCCATCAAAGTTCTTTGTTCCGGcgcatcagaaaagaaagaggaaTTTCTAAGAGAGGTGTTTCTTCAAGCTTTTCtgttttctctttcattttgagTTACGCAATCTTAAACATGCCTCCTTCCACTGTAAAGTTATGCATAACGTAGTGGAAATAACCCTCCACCTTCAAGCAAGAGGTTGGAGGCAAAGTGAAAAAAGAGCCACTATTGACTCTTGGGTGGGAATGGGGTTTACCATATCAATCCCTGCTTGCATTCTTATGTGCCTTAGTTTACAGTCTTAAACACCGTTTATAGTATTATTATCAGCACAGAACAAGAGTTCCAACTTCACACCTTACATTCCTTGCCCTTTTCGTGGGAAATCACCAATCCAAGACCCTTGTTCACAATGCATGTCAACACCATCCCTCTAGTTTCTTCTCTTTTTCGGGAcaaaataaaaatcagataagCTCAAAATTCCATTAAGATTAGACATGGTTTTCTATCTTACGTTTTGATGCCGTACCATCACAGCGCATGTTCTATTATTTGTCCTGCAAATTCTCTTCACGTTAAATAATATGTTTATTGACATTCACTATTAGAAACATTACACAGCAATGCATCATGTATTTTATGTTGTGCACAATTATTTGCTTCATGAATATATGGACTGTTTACCAGATATAGTTGGTCCCAAGCTATGCcgctcggactctccgaaaatatCGATGGcactatttttggaggatccgacacgggtgcggcagctgttttggagagtccgcgcaatATAGGTCCCAAGTCTAATTGTAGTAATTTATAGCAGATTCTTTCAACTTCTGTTGATATAATAGTAGATCATTTGTAGGTGGAGGTTCTTAGCCAGTTACATCACCCGCACATTGTTTTACTGCTTGGAGCCTGTCCTGAAAATGGTTGCCTTGTTTATGAGTATATGGAGAACGGAAACCTGGAAGATTGCATTTTGGAACGGAACAGCAAACCATTTCCCTGGTTTTCTCGATTCAGGATACTTTTCGAAGTGGCATGCGCTCTTTCATTCCTGCACAACTCAAAGCCTGAGCCTATTGTTCATCGAGATCTGAAACCAGGAAATATATTGCTGGACAAAAATTTTGTGGGAAAAATAGGAGATGTAGGCCTAGCAAAGATTATATCAAATGTTGTCCCAGAAAGTATTACAGACTATAGAAACTCTGTTCTCGCGGGCACCCTTGGTTACATGGATCCAGAGTATCAAAAAACTGGCACTCTCAGACCGAAGTCTGATCTTTATGCTTTTGGAAAAATAACACTTCAATTACTGGCTGCTTGTCGTCCTAATTGCCTTATAATGATGTTTGAAAATGCTATAAATAGTAATTCATTGGCTGATATACTCGATAAGTCAGTTCCTGATTGGCCATTAATTGAAGCAGAGGAGCTTGCTCGGATGGCGTTAAAATGCTGTAACCTTAAATGTCGAGATAGACCAGACCTCGAGACTGAAGTTCTTCCACTTTTGAAGAGACTTTCTGAATTTGCTGACATGCATACCAAAGTGGAGAAGAACCTTATACAGGCACCTAGTCCGTACTTATGCCCAATCATTCAGGTGAGAACTGGAAATTCCAGAGGATGACATAGTCATTTCTAGTGCGATTTTTGTGCATGTATCTCATTCTGCTTTTTGCTCTTGTATCGTGCAATATCTATGCAGGAAGTAATGGAAGATCCACAGATTGCAGCTGATGGTTTTACATATGAGCATAGAGCAATAAACTTATGGCTCACCAGACATATTGCGACAAAACAGTTACTGCAGCACACGATGGTCACACCAAATCGCACATTGCGACAAGCTATACAAGAGTGGCGATCACAAGTAACTTCGTTCAGACCCAGATCTTGAAATAGGGTCGCAAAGTGCATGATATCAAGCCAAAAGGAGAATTGGGAAAAAAAGAGATTATTAATAGGTCTCTCTTATTCACAAGTGACTTTAGAACAAAGTCAAGTGTGTTATGTTCATATACATCATTCTAGTGTACATTAGCAACTGTAGtctttttaagtattgtatagCTCCTTATGGTAGGGAAAACCTATAGAAAATGTAACATAATTCTGTGAATGAGATGATACATTCTGATTGTTTTTCTTCCAGTGGAACTATATCCTTGCTTTCAACAAGGAGTAGCTGAAAGTTGTATGTAGCTAAATTGGTTTTCTCAACATACTGTATTCTTCATTTGGAGGCAAGGGAAAAAATTGGTCTTGGGGACATATTGGTAATTTGACATTACCACACTTATTGATCTTGAAGCACTAGATTGTTGAAGGAAGTGAATATGAATTTGACATTAATGCAAGGAGGTTATTACTCCCTCGATTCCCTTTTACTTGTCCAGTATTGACTTTGCACaacccttaagaaataataaataaagtacataatttaccatgatacacATATTAATTGGTGTATAGTCTTTAATAGATTTGGAAGATTTGGAATGAGTAATTAATGCTAAGAGCGGAAcaggaaaaataaattatttttctcttgatATGCAAAAAGtgataagtaaaaataaaaattttgttataaaataaagactataaagtaaagacaagtatagagagaaactgatatattattcgaattcaaactgatgtacataatgaactaaaatctcttctatttatagaagaaaagaagctgttgtgtaagctgctacgcaagttgctgtgtaagtgtctactacaagctgctgtgtaagctgctacgcaagctgctgtgtaagctgctactgcaagttgctgtgtaagctgctactgcaagctgctgtgtaagctgctactataccagatatggataatcttctactgagagcaatgtttatccataacggagtactgaatggataagcttattatacccggtatggataatcttctacctagggtaatgtttatccataaccgggtaccgaagtgataagcttcttcaggaagcttattttcaatagagtactaaatagataaacatatttacggtggagtcccatatggataagcttcttcaggaagattatttacaacggagtactaaatgaacatccataatataatatatttataacactcccccttggatgttcattaaaagataatgtgtctcattaaaaccttactaggaaaaatcacgtgggaaaaaaatcctagaaggaaaaagagtacacatatttagtaatacgcattgctaggtgcctcattaaaaaccttataaggaaaaccccatgggaaaaaaccttagtaagggaaaaagagtgcatcgcgtattttactccccctgatgaaaaccttgtttcaaatatttgagtctccgcattccaatcttgtataccatcttctcaaaagttgaagttggcaaagatttagtgaataaatctgctggattatcacttgaacggatttgttgcacatcaatgtcaccacttttctgaagatcgtgtgtgtagaataattttggtgaaatgtgcttcgttctatctccttttataaatcctccctttaatagtgctatgcatgaaaTATTGTCTCcatataatattgtgggtcttttatcacattccaacccacatgtttctcgaatgaatcactgatctcaatcatatgcactccctgcttgccggtttgaaatcgagctttatgggtatcggataaataacctgcatctgcattaccaatacgatctgcaccacttttgttagcattagcaagataaataagtgcaccatctacaccgagatagagtatttcaggaccaaggagctcctcatcctcttctagaggttggaacggatccttattcacttcaagtgattgaatattcattggtgtacttaatgggtacactttgtccatgtaaaagtatttttaagaccctcttggagctcttccggagttccaataagatttatgtcaccaacataaacagcaagtgtaacaaattttgatgacattttctttataaaaatacatggacaaataacataatttatgtaactttctttcagcaaatatttactgaggcgattataccacacgcgcacagattgctttaaaccgtacaaagatctttataatttgatcgagtacatttctcaagactttgaattatatgcttcgggcattttcaatccttcaaggatcttcatatagatttagccaaataagtcatataggttaagacttgtatctaaatggtatgacatcttcaagtgtctggactgctagtccgatcctcacaatcttttacaatattgtgcactatattgtattaaatatatcgtcgacgatcattttgtgtcagttccgaagcgacataacttgtggagatctcatcactttctttattttcaggtacctgaactttttcgggagtttcatgaaatgttatgtcgtgggctcttctagagcttatttcctcctcattttg encodes the following:
- the LOC104211396 gene encoding LOW QUALITY PROTEIN: U-box domain-containing protein 34-like (The sequence of the model RefSeq protein was modified relative to this genomic sequence to represent the inferred CDS: inserted 1 base in 1 codon), whose translation is MTNSLNPLLATVVVTHSHYIHLASATNVTTDLEAVKGCHSSTYSEQLDIQDEVERVRLELQTPLPKTCMYNQTCEDLIHTRNKVQLFSSECLEESRKVNAAKKREENLRKIAAEEKERHIEAEKEVEXSKKLLSEETYERQIAELKALQHSLEKKKTIDALLSSDGRYRRLTREEIEIATDYFSESKMIGEGAYGKVYKGDLDHTPVAIKVLCSGASEKKEEFLREVEVLSQLHHPHIVLLLGACPENGCLVYEYMENGNLEDCILERNSKPFPWFSRFRILFEVACALSFLHNSKPEPIVHRDLKPGNILLDKNFVGKIGDVGLAKIISNVVPESITDYRNSVLAGTLGYMDPEYQKTGTLRPKSDLYAFGKITLQLLAACRPNCLIMMFENAINSNSLADILDKSVPDWPLIEAEELARMALKCCNLKCRDRPDLETEVLPLLKRLSEFADMHTKVEKNLIQAPSPYLCPIIQEVMEDPQIAADGFTYEHRAINLWLTRHIATKQLLQHTMVTPNRTLRQAIQEWRSQVTSFRPRS